A single region of the Vicia villosa cultivar HV-30 ecotype Madison, WI linkage group LG4, Vvil1.0, whole genome shotgun sequence genome encodes:
- the LOC131600525 gene encoding protein LURP-one-related 15-like: MENQPRLSTTAITSHQYCAPATHPIDLIIIKERTRRDNFTVTDINNNVIFTVKSPQVSIITPRQHQFLYDANGNPILHLRRSLLAADDKWKAYRGESEEPQDLIFTRERSSLMPLRTKLNVYLANNSTQVCDFIVKANLSQLSWKVYIGNSDNLVAQIEKQRGIMFNRKSSWSLCLPTWIMLSLWLWL; encoded by the exons ATGGAAAATCAACCACGACTCTCAACAACCGCCATAACCAGCCATCAATACTGTGCTCCAG CTACACATCCAATTGATTTGATAATCATAAAGGAGAGGACTCGGAGAGATAATTTCACTGTCACAGACATCAACAACAACGTTATTTTCACGGTTAAAAGTCCTCAAGTAAGCATCATAACACCGCGCCAACACCAGTTCTTGTATGATGCCAACGGAAACCCCATTCTCCATCTTCGTAGATCG CTGCTAGCAGCAGATGATAAATGGAAAGCATATAGAGGTGAAAGTGAAGAGCCACAGGACCTCATCTTTACTAGGGAGCGATCCTCGTTAATGCCGTTAAGGACTAAATTAAATGTGTATTTGGCAAATAATAGCACACAAGTTTGTGATTTCATTGTCAAAGCAAATTTATCTCAACTATCTTGGAAAGTTTACATTGGAAATTCAGACAATCTTGTTGCTCAG ATAGAGAAGCAGCGTGGCATTATGTTTAACAGGAAAAGTTCATGGTCACTGTGTCTCCCAACATGGATTATGCTTTCATTGTGGCTCTGGTTGTGA
- the LOC131598500 gene encoding uncharacterized protein LOC131598500 codes for MDSNNSNNLNKLFWEVIEEELMDNTDEELLLSMLEKERQSGSSSKRKRRSVIDRNREEGNIRLFNDYFSENPVYTDAQFRRRFRMHRHLFLRIVETLGNHDEYFQMRVDATGKMGLSPLQKCTSAIRMLAYGSSADIVDEYVRIGESTAIECLERFVRGVNEVFGAEYLRRPNNNDVDHLLQMGESRGFPGMLGSIDCMHWEWKNCPVAWKGQFCRGDHGKATIMLEAVASQDLWIWHAFFGIAGSNNDINVLNQSNVFNDILEGRAATVQYTINGNPYNMGYYLADGIYPEWATFVKTISMPQGEKRKLFAQHQESARKDVERAFGVLQSRFAIVRGPARAWHMETLKHTIYACIILHNMIVEDERHTYGGDFDYCYDNAGSNNSTTETFSGPHPNLATRLQRRATLREKQVHRQLQGDLVEHIWERFGHEDDEN; via the coding sequence ATggattcaaacaattcaaacaacctcaacaaactttTTTGGGAGGTGATTGAAGAAGAACTTATGGACAACACAGACGAAGAACTATTGTTGTCAATGCTCGAGAAGGAACGTCAATCTGGAAGTTCATCAAAGCGAAAAAGAAGATCAGTGATAGATCGGAATCGTGAAGAAGGGAATATACGATTATTCAACGACTACTTCTCAGAAAATCCAGTATACACTGATGCCCAATTCCGTAGAAGGTTTAGAATGCATAGGCATTTGTTTCTTCGAATTGTAGAAACCCTTGGAAATCATGATGAATATTTTCAAATGAGGGTCGATGCAACTGGTAAAATGGGTCTTTCACCATTGCAGAAGTGCACTTCTGCTATTCGTATGTTGGCATATGGATCTTCCGCTGACATTGTAGACGAATATGTTCGAATTGGTGAAAGCACTGCAATTGAGTGCTTAGAGAGATTTGTAAGGGGCGTGAATGAGGTATTTGGGGCTGAGTATTTGAGAAGGCCTAATAACAATGATGTTGATCATCTTTTACAAATGGGGGAGTCACGTGGATTTCCAGGCATGCTAGGTTCCATTGATTGTATGCATTGGGAATGGAAGAATTGTCCTGTTGCATGGAAAGGACAATTTTGTCGAGGTGATCATGGTAAAGCCACGATCATGCTTGAAGCAGTGGCATCACAAGACTTATGGATTTGGCATGCATTTTTTGGTATTGCAGGTTCAAACAATGACATTAATGTGCTAAACCAATCTAATGTGTTTAACGATATTTTGGAAGGACGTGCTGCTACTGTGCAATATACAATCAATGGGAATCCATATAATATGGGGTATTATTTAGCGGATGGTATATATCCCGAGTGGGCTACATTTGTCAAGACCATTTCAATGCCGCAAGGAGAAAAgagaaaactatttgcacaacacCAAGAATCAGCTAGAAAGGATGTGGAACGTGCATTTGGAGTGCTTCAATCTCGATTTGCAATAGTACGTGGTCCAGCGCGTGCTTGGCACATGGAAACCCTCAAGCATACCATATATGCTTGCATCATATTGCACAACATGATTGTCGAAGACGAACGACACACATATGGAGGTGATTTTGATTACTGTTACGATAATGCAGGTAGCAACAACTCAACGACTGAAACATTTAGCGGTCCTCATCCGAATCTTGCAACAAGACTACAAAGAAGAGCAACTCTTCGTGAAAAACAAGTTCATCGCCAACTTCAAGGAGATCTAGTCGAACATATTTGGGAACGTTTTGGACATGAGGACGATGAAAATTAA